The following is a genomic window from Planctomycetia bacterium.
CAGATTGATGTCCCAGAATGGCCACGTTCGACATTGCAAAGGTCGCACCGGATAGATCGTGCAGATGCGCTTGCCATCGACATGCTTGAGAAAGCAGCAGTCGCCGGAGCCCTTGTCCTCGGTCAGTGATAATTTCCTGCCGACTTTGCGCAGGTGCTCCGGCCCCAGTTCACCGTTCGGCGAACCAATGAACTCGGCGATCTTGCCGACCTCCTCCGGCGTCACATAGACATAGCCCGGCGCGCCGGTGCAGCAGTTTCCGCACTGGGTGCACGTGAACTGCAAACCGTCGGCGTACCAAGGGCGCTTTGTTTTCGCCATGGAGAATCAACCTCGCTCCGCGGATAGACTGCTAACCCAGTATAGTGGAAAAACGCCGACTACTTGAAGAACAACCTGCTGAAGTACGCCCACATGGCCAGAACGGCGACGACCAGGATCACGCTGAGGATGACGTTGACCTTGTTGCGCTCTGCTCCGCGCAGATCCTGGGCCGCGGCCACCGTCTTGTCGAACACACGCTGATTCGTCGCCGTCGGGACCGCCGTCACCAGGCTGATACCGACCAGCACAACAACGGAAATGACGAAGAGAATGATGGCAACGTGCAGGAAGTTGATCTGGGCAAACTGAACCAGCGGCGGCCAGGTCACCCACGGCGTCGCCGACTTCACGCCAAGCTCCGCCACGAATCGAACCGCTCCCAGCACAAAACCAATGACCAGCGCCGCGAAGGCGCCGGTGGCATTCGCCCGACGCCAGATCAACCCGACCAGAAACACCGCGGCAATCGGCGGCGAGATGTAAGCCTGCACCGATTGCAGATAGACAAACAACTGATCGCTCACCACGCCGATGAACGGAATCCACACCAGTCCCACGACAACCAGCACCGCCGTCGAAATCTGCCCCGCCCACACCAGCTCGCGCTCCGTCGCCCTCGGCCGCAGCCGTTGATAGAAGTCGATCACCACCAGCGTCGAGCTGCTGTTGAACACCGCTGACAGAGAACTCATCAGGGCCGCCAGAAGCGCCGCGACGACCATGCCCTTGACCCCCACAGGCAGCAGGTCGTTCACCATCTTGGCGTACATGTCGTTCGGCTTGGTGTCCGGAAACAGAATCCGACCGGCCACGCCCGGCAACACCAGAATGAACACCGGCAGAATCTTGAGGAAGCCCGCGAGGATCGTGCCGCGCCGTGCCTCGCTGACGTTCTTCGCGGCGAGCGTTCGCTGGACAATCATCTGATCCGTGCACCAATACCAGACCCCGAGGATCGGCGCCCCAAAGAGAATGCCCGTCCACGGGAAGTCGGGATGGTTGACGCTCTTCCACAGATTGAAGAACTCCGGCTCGACGCCACTGGCCAGCGCCCCGAGACCGTCCACCTTCGAAATCGCTGCAAACGTCAGAAAGATGCCGCCGGCGATAAGGATGAACGCCTGCATGAGTTCGGTGTAGATGACCGCGCGAAGGCCGCCGAAGATCGTGTAGATACCGGTCGCCACGACCAGCACGATCGCCCCGGCCCAGATGTTCCACCCGAGCACCTCCTTGAGAACGAGCGCGCCGGCGAACACCGCCACGCTGATCTTGGTGAAGACGTAGGCGACCAGCGAAACCATCGACAAATACGTCCGGCAGCGCGAGTCGTAGCGCCGCTCCAGGAACTGCGGCATCGTGAAGACGCCCAGCCGCAGATAGAACGGCACGAAGAACCAGCCGAGCAGCAGCAGGATAAAACACGCCAGCCACTCAAACTGCCCGACGGCAAGGCCGCTCGAAGCGCCGGACCCCGCCAAGCCGATGAAGTGCTCGGCCGAGATGTTGCTGGCGAACAGGCTCGCCCCCACCGCCAGCCAGCCGACGCTCCGCCCACTGAGGAAGTAGTTCTCGCTCGAGTCGAGGCTCTTCTTGCTCGACCAGTAACTGATCGCCGCGATGGCGGCGAAATAGACAAAGAGAACGACAAAATCGAGTGATGCCACGATGATTGCTCCACATCAAGTGACAAAAAACACGGACGACGGAAAGTGTAATTGAAAGGGTGCATGCCTCGCCACTTACGAAAAAATCTCGACGGGATCGCCCGGCTCAGGAGTCCGCGGCGCGGCGCGGTGGGAGCAGCTCGGCGAAGCTCAATTCGTGGCCATCGGGGTCGGTGATGTGAAAATATCGCTCGCCCCACGGAGCGTCCTGCGGCGCCGCGTCGGGCTTCAAACCGGCGGTGATGAGCTGTCGATGCTGTTCATCAGCGCTCGCGACGCGAAAAATGGCCCGGCCCCACCAGTTCGGCGGATAGTCTTTTTGCAGTATCAGGTTGACAAAGCCCTGTCCGGCGCGGAGGCTGGTGAAGTCGGCGCCCGGCCCACCGTAAATTAGTTCGAACCCGCACGCTTGGTAAAAAGCAACCGCGCGGGCCATATCGGCCACAGCGAAGGTGACGGCGCTAATATGATCGATGGACATCGGACGCTCGCAGAGTCTATGGCAATCCGCCCAATCCGAACAGTGAATCATGAGGCATAAACGATGGCAACTCTAAGCGGCAGAAAAATTCTCATCTTCGTCGGCGACGACTACGAAGACCTCGAATTGTGGTATCCGAAACTCCGCCTGGAAGAGGCGGGCGCCAAAACGGTCCTTGCGGGGCAGGAAGCGCGGCACACCTATCGCGGAAAAAACGGCTACCCCTGCGAGAGCGACGCAGCGGTGAGCCAGGTCGCGGCCAAAGACTTCGACGGCGTCATCGTTCCCGGCGGATGGATGCCGGACAAGCTGCGCCGCGATCCAAAGGTGCTCGAACTGACGCGAGACTTCAACACCGCCGGCAAACTCATCGCCTCCATCTGCCACGGATCGTGGATCAATATCTCCGCGGGAATCGTCAAAGGCGTGAAAATGACCAGCACCTCGGCCATCAAAGACGACCTGACCAACGCCGGCGCCACGTGGATCGACGCGCCGGTCGTGGTCGATCGGCACCACATCTCCAGCCGCCGACCACCAGACTTGCCTGCGTTCGGCGAGAAGATCGTCGAGTTTCTCAGTCGATAATATGGATTAGTTTCCCGCGGCAAGCAGCGACTCGCGGAAGGATTGGAGCTTCTGCAAAGCGGGCCGTGGCGACAGGTCGCTTCGCAGCAGGCAGGAAGCGGCGGGGTCGTTAGGCGAATCGGCAAGGCCGTGCCACGAAACCGTCTCGACAAACGGCCGGGCGAACGCCGTTGCATAGAACTCCGACAGCCATCGTGCCTGGATCTCTTCCGACCACGGACCGCGCCACGAACCGCCCGACCCATCCGGGCATGACGGGACGCCCGCTGCCACGACGTGAATCGGCTTCCCCAGATTGCCGAAGCGATCGAGCACGGATGAGACCTGGAGCATGTCTCGGACGATGTTGTCGGCGGGAAGATGGCCGAAGCGAATCTCGATGCCCAGCGCATCGAAGCTGATGCCGCTCTGGATCGCCATCTCGGCATAGAGCAACGGCGGCACCGTCTGCGGATCGGCGGCGTAATAGTCCGGCCAGGGCGGGACAATGGTCAGAATCGCCTGGGTCTTGGGGCTTGCCTGACGGGCCAGCATCGAAGAGAGCCGGGTCAATTCCATGACCTGTTCGAGCTTGAGCTTGAGCGGGTTATAAGCGTGAAGCCCGGAAGCGATCTCCCAAGCCTGAACATGCGGCGCCAGCGCCTTGAACATCTGCCGCAGATGTTTCGCGGCGGCATCTCTGAGACGCACATAGTCCTTCTCCTTGGATGAGCCGGACCACCAATCGGGCCGGTGGACATCATCGAAGGAAAGTAGAGAACCCGCCCACAGTTGAAGCTTTCGTTCCTTGACGATACGTACCCACGGCTCGATCGCGGTGAGGGAGGCCTTGCCTTCTTTCGCCTCGATGATGCGCCAGGGCATGGGCACGCTGACGAAATCGAGTCCACCCGGCAATCTTTGAGGATGGGGAGCCGAAGTCCCCTGCGAATAAACCTCCGCGATATCCAGCCGGCAGCCGAGGGGACGCTGTCCGACGTGATTCGCGGCGCGGCGACGGCCGAGGCTGATGTTGGCATGAAGTCCCGTGACGGCCTCGCCGGCATTCAGGGCGGCGATCAGGGCCTTTTCGGCATGGGCCGCGCATTCCACTTCATTCGGACAGGTGATCGCGGTGAGGAGAAGATCTCTTGCGGCGTCGACCGTGCGAATCACTTCTTCGCTATCCGGCGCGCCGTAAAGGCCCCAGTCCTCGCGCTTGAGGCTGATGCGCATCAACTGCCCACGCGCCAGCTCCGAGAGCAGGTCGTAGGGCTGTGCGCGATCCAGCAATCGCGGCGTTTCAAGCATGACCTTGCCGAAATCGGGAACGTTCCATTGGATGGCCAGCGCCGCGGCGGCCCGGGAACGGGGCTCGCAAACGAGATGACCCTTCTCGAATCGCAATTCAGCACGGATCGGCACACGCTCCGCCCCCAGGAGGTGAGCGCCGCGGAGGTCTACCGTCGTCGCGGGCGCGCCGTTCTCAAATACCTTGAATCGCAACATGGTCGAGGTTGCCCCGCCGAAATCGGGTGATGTCTATGGGCCACTCAGTGCTCGGCACTTGGTAACCATGATAAGCTCACGGGTGAGATGCGTGAAGTCACGCACGAGCGGCCCAGCCGAAGCGCCGTAAATCGTAACGACCACGTTCGTCCGGTCTCACGCCTTCTGTTTCGAGCAGCCTGCGCTGCCGATTCGGTCCGTCGCCGCCTCGGACGCTGATACGCCCCTGCGAGCTGACCACACGATGCCACGGAAGTCCCGCGGCAAGCGGCGATCTGGCGAGCAATGCACCGACTAGTCGAGCGCGACCCGGCAATCCGGCCGCCTTTGCGACGCGGCCATAGGTGGTGATGCGGCCGCGCGGAATGTGCGAGACGACGCGAAGTATTCGCAAGTGTCCGGTCGACGGCGGCGAAGCTTCGGCCAGTCGCGAAATGGGTTTTCCACGGCGAATCTTGCGCATGGCATCAGGTCTTGACGACAGGCGTGAGCGGAGGACGGCCGCCAAGCACGGCGATGACATTGTCCGCGGCCAGACACGCCATCTTGACCCGCGTCGTGACCGTGGCGGAGCCGATGTGCGGAAGGAGAACAACGTTCTTCAATCCCGCCAACTCCGGCGGGACGTCGGGCTCGTCGGTATAAACGTCCAGGCCCGCGGCGGCAAGGCGACCGGAAAACAATGCTGCAATCAGAGCCTGCTCGTCCACAATCGCCCCGCGAGCGGTGTTGATCAGAATCGCCTCGCGCTTCAACTTGGCGAAGGCCCGTTCGTCGAAGAGCTTGTGCGTTTCGTCGGTCAGGGCGACATGGATCGAGACGAAATCCGCCTCGCGCAGAACATCGTCAAACGGCATCCGGCGCCCGCCCGCTTCGTTCATGGCGGCCTTCTCCGAGCGCGACGTGTAGATCACACGCATGTTGAAGCCGGCCGCGCGTCGGGCGACCGCCGCGGCGATCCTGCCGCCGCCGATGATGCCGAGCGTCTTGCCGAAAACATCCGCCCCGAGGTAATCCAGCATCCCCCACCCTCGCCATTGCCCCGCCCGGACAACTCGATCGCCCTCGCAAACCCGCCGGGCTGCCGCCAGCATCAGGGCCCAGGTCAGATCGGCAGTGGCCTCGGTCAATACGCCGGGCGTGTTGGAGATGACAATGCCGAGCCGACTCGCCGCGGCAATGTCGATGTTGTCATAACCGACCGCGCAATTGGCGAATATCCGACACCGTGGCGCAGCGGCGGCCAGCACGTCGGCGTCAATGCGATCGGGCGCCTGGCAGATCACCGCATCGTGCCGGGCGACCTCCTTCAGCATTTCTTCCCGGCTCAGACCGCGCGGCAGCGAGTTCTGGTGTACGATGAACCCCTCCGAGGCCAGCAGGGCCGTCGCCTCTTCGGGCGTGGCACGGGTGATAAAGACTGAATGTCGCTTCATGGTTCGGTTTCCGTCTTCCCCGGCAGCATAGCGTCGTCTTTCGGCGCGGCAAGAATCCTCGTGAGTTCCGCGCGATTCGTCGCTGGATGATCGGGCGCACACGAATTATGCTAGCAATGACCATGGGCATGGCGCCCGCGCTGAACGCATTCTCGCATTCAGGCCGCGGCACGCTCACTGACTCGGCGACCCGATATGGAGCTTGTTCAAGTACTGCGGAGCATCATCCAGCGGAGAGAGCCGACCGACCTGGTCGAGCTCCTGCTGATCGGCCTGGCCGTCTATGCGGTGATGCGGTTCCTGCGCGGCACGCGCGGGGCCAGACTCCTGCGCGGATTTATCTTCCTCCTCGCCGGAAGCTCGCTGCTGGTATCCCTGGTGGCCAACGTCCTCGATCTCGAGCGCATCAAACAAATCTACCCCGTCTTCGTCGCGGCGCTTTTCCTGATCGCCCTCGTCGCGTTTCAGCCGGAACTGCGCCGGGCGCTAATCCGCCTTGGCGCGGCGACATGGTTTGGACCCAGCGGACGCGAGTTCGGGCGGGTGATCGATGAAGTGGTCGAGGCGGTCATCTACCTGTCAAAGAACAAAATCGGCGCCCTGATCGCCTTTGAGCGGGCGACCGAGTTTGGCGGACTCATGGACTCGGCCTGTCATCTGGATGCCGAAGTCAGCAAGGAACTCCTGCTCACCATCTTCTGGCCGGGCTCCGCCCTGCACGACATGGGCGTTATCATTTCGCAGGGGCGCCTGGCGGCTGCCGCCGTTCAGTTTCCCCTGACCGAATCAGAAGGGCTCGACGCATCGTTGGGTTCCCGCCATCGCGCCGCGATCGGACTGTCGCAGGATTCCGACGCCCTGGTCATCGTGGTCAGCGAAGAGACCGGCACGATCAGCCTCGTCGAAAACGGCGTCATGGAGCGGCACCTCACCGGCGAGACCCTGCGGCAACTGCTCCGCGAAAAGGTCGGCGAAGCCACGCGAAGTACCGAGCGGATAGAAGTAACGTCCTGAATTCAGGAACCGGATGATGTGGGAGAGATTCAAATCAGGCGCTGTCATCGTCTTCGTAACGTTGATGATCTGGTTCGCCGCCGATCAGAACGTCAAGGAAGAACAGAATTTCCGCGTCTCGGTCCGGCTGGTCAGCAGCGATCCCAATCGCTACGCCTCGATTGCCGATGTGCCGTATCAGGCCGTCTTCACCGTGACCCTCAACGCCCGCAGAAGGCGAATTCTGGAATTCGCCGAGATCGCCGCCGAAGGACGCCTGTTTGAGGCGAAGATCGGGACGTCCGAACCGGGCAGCTCAAAACCGCAGCCGTTCTCCGCTCGCGAATTGCTCAGTCGGGTCAGCGAGTTTAATGAATTCGGAATGGGGCTCATCTCCAACATCGAGCCTTCAGACGTCATGGTCATCATCGACGGCTACACAACCGTGGAGAACGTCCGCGTCGAGCCGGTCTATGGCAATCTGAAAGTGTTGGCCACGGCAAGCCCGTCAAAGGTTTCTGTTCGATTGCCGAATTTCCTCGCCACGCGCTTGGAGCAGAATCGTGTCGCCTCCGCGGACGCCGAAAAGCACATCCGATCGGCCGGAAAACCCGACGGCTCCTTTCAGGTGACGGTGCCGCTGACCTTGCCCGCCCTGCGAACCATTCCGCCCGGCGTGGACTTGAAGTTCGTCCCCAGTTCCGACGTGACCATCACCGGCGCCATCGAGTCGCTCAATACCACCCGTCGCAAGGGGCCCATCCAGATCATGTGGTCGATGCCCGATCAGGTGCAGCGCGACTTCCGCATCGTCGTCAACTCAGATACCAATCTCCGCGCCGACATCGATGTGACGGGCCCCAAGGAAAAAATCGAACAACTCGACCCGCGCGACATCCGCGCATTCGTCGACGTTTTGGTCTCCGACACTGAGAAGCCGGGCGTGAAGATTCGTCGCGCCGTCACCTTCGTGCTGCCCCCCGGCTTCACCCAGGCTGCCGGGCCCCCGCATGAGGTGGAGTTCACGCTTCAATCGCTCGCCGTCGAACCAGTCGCGGCGCCCTGAGAGTGATGCGCGATGATCGGATGGTGCGCAGCGGCTTTCGCGGTGGTCCTTGTCCTTGGGGCGGGCGTATGGGTTCGACGGCGCAGCCGGACATCCGGTCCGTCCTGTCCTCACTGCGGCGCTCCCCTCTTGAATGACTGGAGCGTTCGATGCCCGACATGCGGGGAGAACATATGACGATCCGAATCGGCGACGTCACCGCCCATGAAACCCTTGGCCAGCCGGGGCCCCGGTGATGACGTCCTCGACTCCCCGTCTCGTCACCCGAAGCAGCGCGCAGTTCCTTCTGCTGGTCGCGATGACGATCCTCGCCTATGTGCCCGTCTTCAGTGCAGGCTATGTCTGGGACGACGATTCCTACCTCACGCGCAACAAGACCCTGACATCCGAGAACGGACTTGCCGAGATTTGGCTCACGCCGCGCGCCTCGCCACAGTATTACCCGATGGTGTTCTCGACGTTCTGGCTGGAGCGCCGACTATGGGGCCTCAATCCAACCGGCTATCACGTCGTCAACGTGCTGCTTCATGCGGCGACCGCCGTTTTCTTGTGGCGATTGCTCTTGCGTTTGAAGCTCCCCGGCGCCTGGCTGGCCGCCGCGGCCTTTGCGCTGCATCCGGTTCACGTGGAATCAGTCGCCTGGATCGCCGAACGAAAAAACGTGCTGTCCGGCCTCTTCTACATGCTTGCCGCCTCCGCCTTTATGAGGTTCATTCCGCCCGACAGCGCGCCGAGTCGCGGGCGAATCGGGTGGTACATCGCTTCGCTTGGGCTGTTTGTCCTGGCGCTTTTGAGCAAGACGACCACTTGCTCGCTGCCGGCGGCGATTCTGCTTGTCATCTGGTGGAAACGTGGGCGCCTGACGCTACTCGATGGCCTGCCGCTTGTTCCCATGTTCCTCCTGGGCGGCGCGTTCGCCGCGCTCACGACCCATCTCGAGCAGTCACACGTCGGCGCAGAGCAGATCGACTGGCAACTCTCCGTCGCCCAGCGCTGCATCATTGCAGGCAGCGCACTTTGGTTCTATCTGAGCAAGCTTCTTGTGCCCGCGAATCTCTGCTTCGTTTATCCGCGATGGACGCCCGATCCAGCGTCGCTGCTCGATCTCGCCGCGCCGCTCGGATGGCTGCTTCTGCTCGCTGGGCTGCTGGCCATGCGCCGTCGAATCGGCCGCGGCCCGGCGGCGGCCATGCTCTTTTTCTCAGGTACGCTCGTTCCCGCCCTGGGCTTCATTGACGTCTTTCCATTCAAGTACTCTTTCGTCGCGGATCACTTTCAGTATCTCGCCTCAATCGGTCCGCTGGTCCTGCTCGCTGCCGCGCTCCATCGAGTCGCCAGAGGCGCTGGCTCTTCGATCGCGCACGCCGCAAGTCCGCTGGTAAAGTCGGTGTGCGCGGCGGTTCTCGTCTGCCTCGGCGGCCTCACCATGGCCCGGACCTTTGCATTTCAATCCGAAGAGTCGCTCTGGCGCGATACCCTGGCGAAGAACGATGCGGCCTGGTCGGCACACCTGAACCTCGGCGTGATTCTCGATCAACGCGGCGAAACCCAGTCAGCCATCGCCCATTTCGAAAAGGCGTTGAAGTTCGCCCCGAAAGAATCCGCGGTCCACGTAAACCTGGCCCTGGCCTATGAGCGCACCGGTCGCATTGATGAGGCCCTGGCTTCCTATGAGACGGCACTGTCGCTCAACCCGAAGAGCTGGACGGCCCATTACAACCGCGGCGGCCTCCTCACCCGGCTCGGCCGAAACGAGGAGGCGATCAGCGACTTCACACAATCGGCCGAATTGGGTCCGGAGCCTGCGCCCTCGCATTACAACCGCGGCATCGTCTTGGAAAAAATGGGCCGCCGCGAGGATGCCTTGCAGGCATTCAAGCAGGCAGCCGAAAGCAAACCAGACTGGATCGCGCCGCGCCTGGCCGCCGTTCGCTGCCTTCGCGACCTGGGCCGTAAAGAGGCCGCCATTGCCGCATTGCGAGATGTGATATCCCTGTTTCCGGACGAGCCGGAATCTCGGACTTTGCTGCGGCAATTGGATGGCCAATAGGCACTTGTGCTTCGGAAACTGGAGCACCCCCATCCCGTTTGGCGACCGGCGAAGTCTTGAATCTCCGCCCCCAATTTGATAGACTTCGATTTCTGAGCAAGAAGGAAGGGAACATCTTAATATAGTGCCGCCCGGCTCGCACCCATTGGCGGCTCCAAGCACCCGAAGAAACTCTTAGCCGGTTTTTGCGCGACGAGAGTATGTAACTCTCCGCGAGTGTTTTATGTACGTACCCAAACTGAAAGGCCGAACCATGATTCGAAAAGTTGCCCTCGCTCTCCTTGTGTCAGCGGTGGCGTCCACCGCCAAAGCCGGTGTTTCCGGCGACCCCAACGACTTCTACGTCCTCAGCGACGCGGTCAATGAGGTCTACCAGTTCGACCGACTCCCCGCATTCCCGCATGTACCCGGTGTCTATGCCGGCGTTCTCGGCGGCAGCTACAGCAACGTTTTCTCCAACCAGGGCGAAGTAGGCACAATCTATCCCTATCTCGGCGCAGTCGCCGGCACGAACCAGGATTTCTTTATCGGTGGCTTTAGCGGCCTGACGAAGATTGACTCCACATCCGGCGCGTTCATTCAGAGTGTCGGCGCAGCAGGCCTGCGACTTGGCCCCGCCAAAGCGCCCAACGGCAATCTCGTCGTCGGCGGCCCGACCGGCGTCGAAGAGTATAACCCCAATACCGGCGCGTTCGTTCGCACCGTCGTCGGCTCCGGTGACGGCGCCAATCTCCACGCTTTCAACGGCAATAGCATGTATGTCGCCAACTGGTACGGCGGCTCAGGCTTCGGCATCAAGCGCTACAACTTCGTCAGCGGCGCATCGCTCGGCGCCGACATCGCCGTCCCCTTCGCCCCGCAGGAAATCGGCTTCGGCCCCGATGGCGCACTCTATGCCACCGCCCTCTACGAAGGGCCCGGCGTCGAAGGCCTTTGGCGATACGACTCCGGCCTGAACTCGTGGTCGCAGTTCATCGATGTCCAGTCCCTCGCCGGCGGCGGCCCGCACGGTTTTACCTATGACCCCGTGACGTTTGACTGCTTCATGGCCTTCAACACCGGTGAGATTTACCGCTTTAACGGCTACACCGGAGCCTACATCGATCAGCCGAACTTTGTCCCCACGAAGCTCACCGACGTCCTCTTCAAGGAAGTCATCCCCGAGCCGGCCACGATCGGCCTGCTGATCCTCGGCGCCGGCTTCGTCATACGACGCCGCTCGCGCTAAGCGCCCTCCAAACGTGTCCGTTCATCGCGGCCCGTTTGCGAATTGAGCCAACAACATAGACCCCGTGGCGATCACACGTCACGGGGTCTTTGCTATTAAAAGCTGCACTCAACTGCGATAGCAAAACAACGGCGTGCACTTAGAAATCGGTTTCGCGATGTAGTGGGGCAGGCGTCTCTGCCCGCCATTCCACAGAGTCCAGGAAAGTCTAAAGCGACTCGTGTTTACCTACCCACTTGTAGTTGTCCACGTCCGACCATCAATATCTGAAACACGATCCAATCCATCACTGGACATGGATCACCCCTTCTTCGCCATCTTCGCCCACGTGTCCTTCAGCGACACCGTCCGGTTAAACACCAGCTTCCCCGGCTTCGAGTCCGGGTCCACGCAAAAATACGCGTGCCGCTCGAATTGCACCCGGTCAGGCAATAGTGTCCCGAAGGCGTCGTGTTGAACCGAGTACTCCGCCGCGCTCGGCTCCAGCTTGCAGCCGCTCAGCATCTCCAGCGAGTTCGGATTGAGATTCCCCAGCCACGCCTGCTCCCCGCCGTCTATCCGCTGACCCGACACGAACTCAGGATTCTCAGCAGAGAACAGGTGATCGTACAGCCGCACCTCCGCGTCGATCGCGTGCGCCGCCGACACCCAGTGAATCGTCCCCTTCACCTTCCGCCCGTCCGGCGAGTCACCACCGCGCGTCGCCGAATCGTACGTCCCGTGAACTTCCGTCACCTCGCCCGTCGCCGGGTCCTTTACGCACCCCGTGCACTTCACGAAGAACGCATACCGCAGCCGCACCTCGTTGCCGGGATACAGCCGGTGATACCCCTTCGGCGGCGTCTCCTGAAAATCGTCGCGCTCGATATACAGCTCGCGCCCGAACGGCACCTGCCGCGTGCCCGCCGCCGCATCCTCCGGATTGTTCACCGCGTCGAGCTGCTCGACCTGCCCCTCGGGGAAATTCGTAATCACCAGCTTCAGCGGACGCAGCACCGCCATCCGCCGCGGAGCCACCTT
Proteins encoded in this region:
- a CDS encoding YkgJ family cysteine cluster protein → MAKTKRPWYADGLQFTCTQCGNCCTGAPGYVYVTPEEVGKIAEFIGSPNGELGPEHLRKVGRKLSLTEDKGSGDCCFLKHVDGKRICTIYPVRPLQCRTWPFWDINLESIDDWNEAAVGCPGMNRGKSYDLVQIEVRLNAKRWEDVPK
- a CDS encoding sodium/solute symporter (Members of the Solute:Sodium Symporter (SSS), TC 2.A.21 as described in tcdb.org, catalyze solute:Na+ symport. Known solutes for members of the family include sugars, amino acids, nucleosides, inositols, vitamins, urea or anions, depending on the system.), with the translated sequence MASLDFVVLFVYFAAIAAISYWSSKKSLDSSENYFLSGRSVGWLAVGASLFASNISAEHFIGLAGSGASSGLAVGQFEWLACFILLLLGWFFVPFYLRLGVFTMPQFLERRYDSRCRTYLSMVSLVAYVFTKISVAVFAGALVLKEVLGWNIWAGAIVLVVATGIYTIFGGLRAVIYTELMQAFILIAGGIFLTFAAISKVDGLGALASGVEPEFFNLWKSVNHPDFPWTGILFGAPILGVWYWCTDQMIVQRTLAAKNVSEARRGTILAGFLKILPVFILVLPGVAGRILFPDTKPNDMYAKMVNDLLPVGVKGMVVAALLAALMSSLSAVFNSSSTLVVIDFYQRLRPRATERELVWAGQISTAVLVVVGLVWIPFIGVVSDQLFVYLQSVQAYISPPIAAVFLVGLIWRRANATGAFAALVIGFVLGAVRFVAELGVKSATPWVTWPPLVQFAQINFLHVAIILFVISVVVLVGISLVTAVPTATNQRVFDKTVAAAQDLRGAERNKVNVILSVILVVAVLAMWAYFSRLFFK
- a CDS encoding VOC family protein translates to MSIDHISAVTFAVADMARAVAFYQACGFELIYGGPGADFTSLRAGQGFVNLILQKDYPPNWWGRAIFRVASADEQHRQLITAGLKPDAAPQDAPWGERYFHITDPDGHELSFAELLPPRRAADS
- a CDS encoding type 1 glutamine amidotransferase, with amino-acid sequence MATLSGRKILIFVGDDYEDLELWYPKLRLEEAGAKTVLAGQEARHTYRGKNGYPCESDAAVSQVAAKDFDGVIVPGGWMPDKLRRDPKVLELTRDFNTAGKLIASICHGSWINISAGIVKGVKMTSTSAIKDDLTNAGATWIDAPVVVDRHHISSRRPPDLPAFGEKIVEFLSR
- a CDS encoding MGMT family protein, producing MRKIRRGKPISRLAEASPPSTGHLRILRVVSHIPRGRITTYGRVAKAAGLPGRARLVGALLARSPLAAGLPWHRVVSSQGRISVRGGDGPNRQRRLLETEGVRPDERGRYDLRRFGWAARA
- a CDS encoding D-glycerate dehydrogenase, encoding MKRHSVFITRATPEEATALLASEGFIVHQNSLPRGLSREEMLKEVARHDAVICQAPDRIDADVLAAAAPRCRIFANCAVGYDNIDIAAASRLGIVISNTPGVLTEATADLTWALMLAAARRVCEGDRVVRAGQWRGWGMLDYLGADVFGKTLGIIGGGRIAAAVARRAAGFNMRVIYTSRSEKAAMNEAGGRRMPFDDVLREADFVSIHVALTDETHKLFDERAFAKLKREAILINTARGAIVDEQALIAALFSGRLAAAGLDVYTDEPDVPPELAGLKNVVLLPHIGSATVTTRVKMACLAADNVIAVLGGRPPLTPVVKT
- a CDS encoding TIGR00159 family protein encodes the protein MELVQVLRSIIQRREPTDLVELLLIGLAVYAVMRFLRGTRGARLLRGFIFLLAGSSLLVSLVANVLDLERIKQIYPVFVAALFLIALVAFQPELRRALIRLGAATWFGPSGREFGRVIDEVVEAVIYLSKNKIGALIAFERATEFGGLMDSACHLDAEVSKELLLTIFWPGSALHDMGVIISQGRLAAAAVQFPLTESEGLDASLGSRHRAAIGLSQDSDALVIVVSEETGTISLVENGVMERHLTGETLRQLLREKVGEATRSTERIEVTS
- a CDS encoding tetratricopeptide repeat protein, encoding MTSSTPRLVTRSSAQFLLLVAMTILAYVPVFSAGYVWDDDSYLTRNKTLTSENGLAEIWLTPRASPQYYPMVFSTFWLERRLWGLNPTGYHVVNVLLHAATAVFLWRLLLRLKLPGAWLAAAAFALHPVHVESVAWIAERKNVLSGLFYMLAASAFMRFIPPDSAPSRGRIGWYIASLGLFVLALLSKTTTCSLPAAILLVIWWKRGRLTLLDGLPLVPMFLLGGAFAALTTHLEQSHVGAEQIDWQLSVAQRCIIAGSALWFYLSKLLVPANLCFVYPRWTPDPASLLDLAAPLGWLLLLAGLLAMRRRIGRGPAAAMLFFSGTLVPALGFIDVFPFKYSFVADHFQYLASIGPLVLLAAALHRVARGAGSSIAHAASPLVKSVCAAVLVCLGGLTMARTFAFQSEESLWRDTLAKNDAAWSAHLNLGVILDQRGETQSAIAHFEKALKFAPKESAVHVNLALAYERTGRIDEALASYETALSLNPKSWTAHYNRGGLLTRLGRNEEAISDFTQSAELGPEPAPSHYNRGIVLEKMGRREDALQAFKQAAESKPDWIAPRLAAVRCLRDLGRKEAAIAALRDVISLFPDEPESRTLLRQLDGQ
- a CDS encoding PEP-CTERM sorting domain-containing protein, with amino-acid sequence MIRKVALALLVSAVASTAKAGVSGDPNDFYVLSDAVNEVYQFDRLPAFPHVPGVYAGVLGGSYSNVFSNQGEVGTIYPYLGAVAGTNQDFFIGGFSGLTKIDSTSGAFIQSVGAAGLRLGPAKAPNGNLVVGGPTGVEEYNPNTGAFVRTVVGSGDGANLHAFNGNSMYVANWYGGSGFGIKRYNFVSGASLGADIAVPFAPQEIGFGPDGALYATALYEGPGVEGLWRYDSGLNSWSQFIDVQSLAGGGPHGFTYDPVTFDCFMAFNTGEIYRFNGYTGAYIDQPNFVPTKLTDVLFKEVIPEPATIGLLILGAGFVIRRRSR